A section of the Saccharopolyspora gregorii genome encodes:
- a CDS encoding tetratricopeptide repeat protein, giving the protein MDGNRAFAPEYQGALRGMSVNTAYEDVLAQARDRSRWAAEQGTALDVAQAELAVAEACRRLGHLEEADGAWKAAYRAARTAGDDGVRGWALWSGGTLARQRGELSLALRLLGWGRDLSWQAGDITAYGYAFAGVAETLRIRGDFEQARGLHEHVLAEARRREESRHIVWALEGLAQIERNTGDLDSAARRFAEAAQVAEESGDDRGHAWALRGQADVLSLRGEHVRALELLSAAERTCRRMDLSSALAYNRKMRGNVQFRAGRHQEAARTYRDAHDKFRALREPRGIALSRLGLLKSLDALGRPAEATMADLMALRDEVNGNQLWQTRTMVENAIAERTG; this is encoded by the coding sequence ATGGACGGCAACAGGGCTTTCGCCCCCGAGTACCAGGGCGCGCTCCGGGGCATGTCGGTGAACACCGCGTACGAGGACGTCCTGGCGCAGGCGCGCGACCGGTCCCGGTGGGCGGCGGAGCAGGGCACCGCGCTGGACGTCGCGCAAGCGGAGCTCGCCGTCGCGGAAGCCTGCCGCAGGCTCGGCCACCTGGAAGAGGCCGACGGGGCGTGGAAGGCCGCCTACCGGGCCGCCCGCACCGCCGGGGACGACGGCGTCCGCGGCTGGGCGCTGTGGAGCGGCGGCACGCTGGCCCGCCAGCGCGGCGAGCTGAGCCTGGCGCTGCGGCTGCTCGGCTGGGGCCGCGACCTGTCGTGGCAGGCCGGGGACATCACCGCCTACGGCTACGCGTTCGCCGGAGTCGCCGAGACGCTGCGCATCCGAGGGGACTTCGAGCAGGCGCGCGGACTCCACGAGCACGTGCTCGCCGAAGCCCGCCGTCGCGAGGAATCCCGGCACATCGTGTGGGCGCTGGAAGGCCTCGCCCAGATCGAGCGCAACACCGGCGACCTCGACTCGGCGGCCCGGCGGTTCGCCGAAGCCGCGCAGGTCGCCGAAGAGTCCGGCGACGACCGCGGCCACGCGTGGGCGCTGCGCGGGCAGGCGGACGTGCTCTCGCTGCGCGGCGAGCACGTCCGGGCGCTGGAGCTGCTCTCCGCCGCCGAGCGCACCTGCCGCCGGATGGACCTCTCCAGCGCCCTCGCCTACAACCGCAAGATGCGCGGCAACGTGCAGTTCCGCGCCGGCCGCCACCAGGAGGCCGCCCGCACCTACCGGGACGCGCACGACAAGTTCCGCGCGCTGCGCGAACCGCGCGGCATCGCGCTGTCCCGGCTGGGACTGCTCAAGAGCCTCGACGCGTTGGGGCGTCCCGCGGAAGCGACGATGGCGGACCTGATGGCGTTGCGCGACGAGGTCAACGGGAACCAGCTGTGGCAGACCCGCACGATGGTGGAGAACGCGATCGCGGAACGCACCGGCTGA
- a CDS encoding NAD(P)H-binding protein: MTVLVTGATGSVGREVVRGLLESGVPVRAVTRDPRRAELPARAEVVAADLERPAELRAALDGVSAVHLFPVPGGAREFAELAVRAGVRRIVVLSSASVLESGAGSLSAQQHAPVERAVEESGVAEWTHLRPGAFALNVLDWAADARTEGVVRLPFAAAAQALVHEADVAAVAVEALLGEGHAGRAYEITGPAAVSQREQVAAIAEAIGEPVRFEELTPEQARQALLGRGCPPEVAEMLLDYLAAAAVAPDVPTSTVRRLTGRPARRFDEWARDHAADFR, encoded by the coding sequence ATGACGGTGCTGGTGACCGGGGCGACGGGATCGGTCGGCCGGGAGGTGGTGCGCGGGCTGCTGGAGTCCGGCGTGCCGGTGCGCGCGGTGACCCGCGACCCGCGCCGAGCGGAGCTGCCGGCGCGGGCGGAGGTGGTCGCCGCCGATCTGGAGCGCCCCGCGGAGCTGCGCGCGGCGTTGGACGGCGTGTCGGCGGTGCACCTGTTCCCGGTGCCGGGCGGCGCGCGGGAGTTCGCCGAGCTGGCGGTGCGGGCGGGCGTGCGGCGGATCGTGGTGCTGTCCTCGGCGTCGGTCCTGGAGAGCGGGGCGGGCAGCTTGAGCGCGCAGCAGCACGCCCCGGTGGAGCGAGCGGTGGAGGAGTCGGGCGTCGCCGAGTGGACCCACCTGCGGCCCGGGGCGTTCGCGCTGAACGTGCTGGACTGGGCCGCGGACGCCCGGACGGAAGGTGTGGTCCGGCTGCCGTTCGCCGCGGCCGCTCAAGCGCTCGTCCACGAAGCGGACGTCGCCGCGGTCGCGGTCGAGGCGCTGCTCGGCGAGGGGCACGCCGGGCGGGCCTACGAGATCACCGGGCCGGCGGCGGTCTCCCAGCGGGAGCAGGTGGCGGCGATCGCCGAGGCGATCGGCGAACCGGTCCGCTTCGAGGAACTCACCCCCGAGCAGGCCCGGCAGGCCCTGCTCGGCCGGGGTTGCCCGCCGGAGGTCGCGGAGATGCTGCTGGACTACCTGGCCGCCGCGGCTGTAGCGCCGGACGTGCCCACCTCCACCGTGCGGCGGCTGACGGGCCGCCCGGCGCGCCGGTTCGACGAGTGGGCGCGCGACCACGCGGCGGACTTCCGGTGA
- a CDS encoding alpha/beta fold hydrolase produces MTARTIRSGDVRLWSESIGDPAAPPLLLVAGDVTSSRGWPDGLAALLVEAGLRVLRYDHRDTGRSTHREFAAHPYGFDDLAADALAVLDGWGVASAHVLGMGLGGGLVQLLAVAAPDRLRSATLLCTHALGVDFARNWALARAGEPSPDEFPTPRPWFVRRGEEPSAATDLESALAERVEWHRLLSGEELPFDAAEFRRVELREVEHAGTWRIREPHPHALLPQVLVERGAGLARIGTPTLVLQAPLDPINPPPHGRLLAAAIPGARCAEIAGMGHALPGAVHGQLVRHLVEQVELVDRAEPADHVELVDRAESADQAERAEGAERS; encoded by the coding sequence GTGACGGCGCGGACGATCCGCTCCGGCGACGTGCGGTTGTGGAGCGAGTCGATCGGTGACCCGGCCGCGCCGCCGCTGCTGCTGGTGGCGGGGGACGTGACCTCCTCCCGCGGGTGGCCGGACGGGTTGGCGGCGCTGCTGGTCGAGGCCGGGTTGCGGGTGCTGCGCTACGACCACCGCGACACGGGCCGTTCCACGCACCGCGAGTTCGCCGCGCACCCGTACGGCTTCGACGATCTGGCGGCGGATGCGCTGGCGGTGCTGGACGGCTGGGGCGTGGCGTCGGCGCACGTGCTCGGCATGGGCCTCGGTGGTGGGTTGGTGCAGCTGCTGGCGGTCGCGGCCCCGGATCGGCTGCGCAGCGCGACGCTGCTGTGCACGCACGCGTTGGGCGTGGACTTCGCCCGGAACTGGGCCCTGGCCCGGGCGGGCGAGCCGAGTCCGGACGAGTTCCCGACGCCGCGGCCGTGGTTCGTGCGCCGCGGCGAGGAGCCGTCGGCGGCGACGGACCTGGAATCGGCGCTGGCCGAGCGAGTCGAGTGGCACCGGCTGCTGTCGGGGGAGGAACTGCCGTTCGACGCCGCCGAGTTCCGGCGGGTCGAGCTGCGGGAGGTCGAGCACGCAGGCACCTGGCGCATCCGGGAACCGCATCCGCACGCGCTCCTGCCGCAGGTCCTCGTCGAGCGCGGCGCGGGCCTGGCGCGGATCGGCACCCCGACGCTGGTGCTGCAGGCGCCGCTGGATCCGATCAACCCGCCGCCGCACGGCAGGCTGCTGGCCGCCGCGATCCCCGGGGCGCGGTGCGCGGAGATCGCGGGCATGGGCCACGCGTTGCCGGGCGCGGTGCACGGGCAGCTGGTGCGGCACCTCGTCGAGCAGGTGGAGCTCGTCGACCGGGCGGAGCCGGCCGACCACGTCGAGCTCGTCGACCGGGCGGAGTCGGCCGACCAGGCGGAACGGGCCGAGGGCGCGGAGCGGTCCTGA
- a CDS encoding GNAT family N-acetyltransferase, whose product MEPSEQLHHDGVDLRRWRLEDAGTALRVVTESLQHLGPWMAWAAPGYGMKEAADFVGKAEREWAAGTSFTYAVLGPERQVIGSASLMDRIGPGGLEIGYWLHPDFEGRGIARRAALALIDEAFRLGAGHVEIWHDEANHRSGAIPKALGFVEVGRSPAAPEHVSPAGTGILVVWRLPRP is encoded by the coding sequence ATGGAGCCGAGCGAGCAGTTGCACCACGACGGAGTGGACCTGCGCCGGTGGCGGCTGGAGGACGCGGGCACGGCGCTGCGGGTCGTGACCGAATCCCTCCAGCACCTGGGGCCGTGGATGGCGTGGGCGGCACCCGGCTACGGGATGAAGGAGGCCGCCGACTTCGTCGGCAAGGCCGAACGCGAGTGGGCGGCGGGCACGTCCTTCACCTACGCGGTGCTCGGCCCGGAGCGGCAGGTGATCGGGTCGGCGAGCCTGATGGACCGGATCGGGCCGGGCGGCCTGGAGATCGGCTACTGGCTGCACCCGGACTTCGAGGGCCGCGGCATCGCGCGCCGGGCGGCGCTGGCGCTGATCGACGAGGCGTTCCGGCTGGGCGCCGGGCACGTGGAGATCTGGCACGACGAGGCGAACCACCGCAGCGGCGCGATCCCGAAGGCGCTGGGGTTCGTGGAGGTGGGCCGCTCTCCGGCCGCGCCGGAACACGTCAGCCCGGCAGGAACCGGGATCCTCGTCGTCTGGCGCCTCCCCCGGCCATGA